In Pongo abelii isolate AG06213 chromosome 5, NHGRI_mPonAbe1-v2.0_pri, whole genome shotgun sequence, a single genomic region encodes these proteins:
- the PTP4A1 gene encoding protein tyrosine phosphatase type IVA 1 isoform X1, producing MARMNRPAPVEVTYKNMRFLITHNPTNATLNKFIEELKKYGVTTIVRVCEATYDTALVEKEGIHVLDWPFDDGAPPSNQIVDDWLSLVKIKFREEPGCCIAVHCVAGLGRAPVLVALALIEGGMKYEDAVQFIRHGVELLTASNFCIWRSIVLKCGCVSKIPTVTETTVAFNKIGVPNAIGSGT from the exons ATGGCTCGAATGAACCGCCCAGCTCCTGTGGAAGTCACATACAAGAACATGAGATTTCTTATTACACACAATCCAACCAATGcgaccttaaacaaatttatagag GAACTTAAGAAGTATGGAGTTACCACAATAGTAAGAGTATGTGAAGCAACTTATGACACTGCTCTTGTGGAGAAAGAAGGTATCCATGTTCTT gattggcCTTTTGATGATGGCGCACCACCATCCAACCAGATTGTTGATGACTGGTTAAGTCTTGTGAAAATCAAGTTTCGTGAAGAACCTGGTTGTTGTATTGCTGTTCATTGCGTTGCAGGCCTTGGGAG AGCTCCAGTACTTGTTGCCCTAGCattaattgaaggtggaatgaaatatgaagatGCAGTACAATTCATAAGACA CGGCGTGGAGCTTTTAACAGCAAGCAACTTTTGTATTTGGAGAAGTATCGTCCTAAAATGCGGCTGCGTTTCAAAGATTCCAACGGTCACAGAAACAACTGTTGCATTCAATAAAATTGGGGTGCCTAATGCTATTGGAAGTGGAACTTGA
- the PTP4A1 gene encoding protein tyrosine phosphatase type IVA 1 (The RefSeq protein has 1 substitution compared to this genomic sequence) produces the protein MARMNRPAPVEVTYKNMRFLITHNPTNATLNKFIEELKKYGVTTIVRVCEATYDTALVEKEGIHVLDWPFDDGAPPSNQIVDGWLSLVKIKFREEPGCCIAVHCVAGLGRAPVLVALALIEGGMKYEDAVQFIRQKRRGAFNSKQLLYLEKYRPKMRLRFKDSNGHRNNCCIQ, from the exons ATGGCTCGAATGAACCGCCCAGCTCCTGTGGAAGTCACATACAAGAACATGAGATTTCTTATTACACACAATCCAACCAATGcgaccttaaacaaatttatagag GAACTTAAGAAGTATGGAGTTACCACAATAGTAAGAGTATGTGAAGCAACTTATGACACTGCTCTTGTGGAGAAAGAAGGTATCCATGTTCTT gattggcCTTTTGATGATGGCGCACCACCATCCAACCAGATTGTTGATGACTGGTTAAGTCTTGTGAAAATCAAGTTTCGTGAAGAACCTGGTTGTTGTATTGCTGTTCATTGCGTTGCAGGCCTTGGGAG AGCTCCAGTACTTGTTGCCCTAGCattaattgaaggtggaatgaaatatgaagatGCAGTACAATTCATAAGACA aaaGCGGCGTGGAGCTTTTAACAGCAAGCAACTTTTGTATTTGGAGAAGTATCGTCCTAAAATGCGGCTGCGTTTCAAAGATTCCAACGGTCACAGAAACAACTGTTGCATTCAATAA